A single window of Microbacterium oryzae DNA harbors:
- a CDS encoding Na+/H+ antiporter subunit D, whose translation MSDLVPLLVTVPLLGAALTLIFGRRRSLQVAVSILTLSVTFVLAIVLLIAVDLGTPLAVSVAGWPLPFGIVLYVDRLAALLVAVSSAVLLAVLLFSVGQGAADGDDETPVSIFHPSYLILAAGIFNAFIAGDLFNLYVGFEILLVASYVLITLGGTKARIRSGVVYIVVSLVSSILFLSSIAVIYGALGTVNMAQIAERMVELPSDVQLVIHVLLVLAFAIKAAVFPLSFWLPDSYPTAPAPVTAVFAGLLTKVGVYALIRTETQLFHESDLNTPLLIVALATMLVGILGAVAQAELKRILSFTLVSHVGYMIFGLAIATEEAVGATIYYMVHHIVVQTTLFLAVGLIERRAGSTSILRVKGLFTAAPLLAALYFIPALNLGGLPPFSGFIGKYALFEAAARVGTPLMFTVIAAGIITSLLTLYALMRAWNLAFWREEEDSSETEARIEHLADAPAADDESERRAIPHIMTAATVGMVAVTVGLTVFAGPIYDVCERIGQSLLEPISLVQLEDVEGDS comes from the coding sequence GTGAGCGACCTCGTCCCGCTCCTCGTCACCGTCCCGCTCCTCGGGGCGGCGCTGACGCTCATCTTCGGGCGCCGTCGGAGCCTGCAGGTGGCGGTGTCGATCCTCACGCTCAGCGTGACGTTCGTGCTCGCCATCGTGCTCCTCATCGCCGTGGACCTCGGCACGCCGCTCGCGGTGTCGGTCGCCGGATGGCCGCTGCCCTTCGGGATCGTGCTGTACGTCGACCGGCTCGCGGCGCTGCTCGTGGCGGTCTCCAGCGCGGTGCTCCTGGCGGTGCTGCTGTTCTCCGTGGGTCAGGGCGCGGCCGACGGCGACGACGAGACGCCGGTGTCGATCTTCCACCCGTCGTACCTCATCCTCGCGGCGGGCATCTTCAACGCGTTCATCGCGGGCGACCTGTTCAACCTCTACGTCGGCTTCGAGATCCTCCTCGTCGCGTCGTACGTGCTCATCACGCTCGGCGGCACCAAGGCGCGCATCCGCTCGGGCGTCGTCTACATCGTCGTCTCGCTCGTGTCGTCGATCCTCTTCCTGTCGTCGATCGCGGTGATCTACGGCGCCCTCGGCACCGTGAACATGGCGCAGATCGCCGAGCGGATGGTCGAGCTCCCGTCGGACGTGCAGCTCGTCATCCACGTTCTGCTCGTCCTCGCCTTCGCGATCAAGGCCGCGGTCTTCCCGCTGTCGTTCTGGCTGCCCGACTCGTATCCCACGGCGCCCGCACCGGTCACGGCGGTGTTCGCGGGCCTGCTGACGAAGGTCGGCGTCTACGCGCTCATCCGCACCGAGACGCAGCTGTTCCACGAGTCCGACCTGAACACGCCGCTGCTGATCGTGGCGCTCGCGACGATGCTCGTGGGCATCCTGGGCGCCGTCGCGCAGGCCGAGCTCAAGCGCATCCTGTCGTTCACGCTCGTGAGCCACGTCGGGTACATGATCTTCGGCCTCGCGATCGCGACCGAGGAGGCCGTCGGCGCGACGATCTACTACATGGTCCACCACATCGTGGTGCAGACGACGCTGTTCCTCGCCGTCGGCCTCATCGAGCGCCGCGCCGGGTCGACCTCCATCCTGCGCGTGAAGGGCCTGTTCACCGCGGCGCCGCTGCTGGCCGCGCTCTACTTCATCCCCGCGCTGAACCTCGGCGGCCTCCCGCCGTTCTCCGGATTCATCGGCAAGTACGCTCTGTTCGAAGCCGCAGCGCGCGTGGGCACGCCCCTCATGTTCACCGTCATCGCCGCCGGCATCATCACGTCGCTGCTGACGCTCTACGCGCTCATGCGGGCGTGGAACCTCGCCTTCTGGCGCGAGGAGGAGGACTCCAGCGAGACCGAGGCGCGCATCGAGCACCTCGCCGACGCCCCCGCGGCCGACGACGAGAGCGAGCGCCGGGCCATCCCGCACATCATGACGGCGGCGACGGTCGGCATGGTGGCTGTGACGGTCGGCCTGACGGTGTTCGCGGGGCCGATCTACGATGTCTGCGAGCGCATCGGCCAGTCGCTGCTCGAGCCGATCTCGCTCGTGCAGCTCGAGGACGTGGAGGGCGACTCATGA
- a CDS encoding Na+/H+ antiporter subunit E, translating into MSPDSPRQRLRQLWTQLPFFLWLVVLWMLLWGQFTVLAAVTGLVIAVFVTTVFRLPTAELSGRVSLRHVVLFVVVFLASLIRGALTVAWQTVTPGQPGAAIIRVPLRTDDDLVMAHTAVATSLIPGSLVVEADRERRVLYLHVIGVRSLDDVEHQRQSALRWEARAVRAVGSRADLALIRSGAPAYEQRLAQEGTR; encoded by the coding sequence ATGAGCCCGGACAGCCCGCGGCAGAGACTGCGCCAGCTGTGGACGCAGCTGCCGTTCTTCCTCTGGCTCGTCGTGCTCTGGATGCTGCTGTGGGGCCAGTTCACGGTGCTCGCCGCCGTCACCGGCCTCGTCATCGCCGTCTTCGTCACCACGGTCTTCCGCCTGCCGACGGCGGAGCTGTCGGGGCGCGTCAGCCTGCGCCACGTCGTGCTCTTCGTCGTCGTCTTCCTGGCGTCGCTCATCCGCGGCGCGCTCACCGTCGCCTGGCAGACCGTGACGCCCGGGCAGCCGGGAGCGGCGATCATCCGCGTGCCGCTGCGCACCGACGACGACCTCGTCATGGCGCACACGGCCGTGGCGACCTCGCTCATCCCCGGGTCGCTCGTGGTCGAGGCCGACCGCGAGCGCCGCGTGCTCTATCTCCACGTCATCGGCGTGCGTTCGCTGGACGACGTCGAGCACCAGCGCCAGAGCGCCCTCCGCTGGGAGGCCAGAGCCGTGCGCGCGGTCGGCTCCCGCGCCGACCTCGCCCTCATCCGCTCGGGCGCTCCCGCGTACGAGCAGCGCCTCGCGCAGGAAGGGACCCGATGA
- a CDS encoding monovalent cation/H+ antiporter complex subunit F encodes MSPLVIAILALFAIAAGLTIVRMVVGPSILDRAVASDVLLTTVLCVLGAEAVINQHTRTLPIMLIIAAIGVFGSIAVARFVARKEQDR; translated from the coding sequence ATGAGCCCGCTCGTCATCGCCATCCTCGCCCTCTTCGCGATTGCGGCCGGTCTCACGATCGTCCGGATGGTCGTGGGCCCGTCGATCCTGGACCGCGCGGTCGCGAGCGACGTGCTGCTCACCACCGTGCTGTGTGTGTTGGGAGCGGAGGCGGTCATCAACCAGCACACCCGCACGCTGCCGATCATGCTCATCATCGCCGCGATCGGCGTGTTCGGCTCGATCGCCGTCGCCCGCTTCGTCGCGCGGAAGGAGCAGGACCGATGA
- the mnhG gene encoding monovalent cation/H(+) antiporter subunit G, translating into MIIDTIALVLVLIGALLCVTAAIGLLRFRDVPSRLHAATKPQVLGLLLIAIAAGLSLRSWAAVAMLVPIVVIQMATAPLSAHMVGRQAYRNRTIDAGALVADELADDDERPEDAGRSQ; encoded by the coding sequence ATGATCATCGACACGATCGCGCTCGTGCTCGTCCTCATCGGCGCGCTCCTGTGCGTGACGGCTGCGATCGGCCTGCTGCGCTTCCGCGATGTGCCCTCGCGCCTGCACGCCGCGACGAAGCCCCAGGTGCTGGGGCTGCTGCTCATCGCGATCGCCGCAGGGCTGTCGCTGCGGTCGTGGGCCGCGGTGGCGATGCTCGTGCCGATCGTCGTCATCCAGATGGCGACCGCGCCGCTGTCGGCGCACATGGTGGGGCGGCAGGCGTACCGCAACCGCACGATCGACGCCGGCGCGCTCGTCGCGGACGAGCTGGCCGACGACGACGAGCGACCGGAGGACGCCGGCCGCTCGCAGTAG
- the ald gene encoding alanine dehydrogenase, translating to MRIGIPTEIKNNENRVALTPAGADALVHRGHEVLVQAGAGAGSHFSDDDFRAAGARIVSDAAEVWGDAELLVKVKEPVASEYGYLRDDLTLFAYLHLAADQPLTEALMASGTTAVAYETVQLADRSLPLLTPMSEVAGRLSIAVGAYHLTRPQGGRGMLLGGIAGAPRAQVVVIGGGVAGEHAAASALGLGAQVTVIDVNLARLRELEHRYGGALQTRHSTRYAVAEALQGADLVIGSVLIPGAAAPKLVTDEMVATMKPGSVLVDIAIDQGGCFEGSHPTTHDDPTFPVHDAVYYCVANMPGAVPETSTRSLTNATLPYIGAIADRGWDGAAEADPALAKGLNVRAGAVANPGVAAAFGFELAR from the coding sequence ATGCGCATCGGCATCCCCACGGAGATCAAGAACAACGAGAACCGGGTGGCACTCACCCCGGCGGGGGCGGATGCCCTCGTGCACCGCGGACACGAGGTGCTCGTGCAGGCGGGCGCGGGAGCGGGCTCGCACTTCTCCGACGACGACTTCCGCGCAGCCGGCGCCCGCATCGTGTCCGACGCCGCCGAGGTCTGGGGCGACGCCGAGCTGCTGGTGAAGGTGAAGGAGCCCGTCGCATCGGAGTACGGCTACCTCCGCGACGACCTCACGCTGTTCGCCTACCTGCACCTCGCCGCCGACCAGCCGCTCACCGAGGCGCTCATGGCATCGGGAACGACCGCGGTCGCGTACGAGACCGTGCAGCTCGCCGACCGGTCGCTGCCGCTCCTCACCCCCATGAGCGAGGTCGCCGGGCGGCTCTCGATCGCGGTCGGCGCCTACCACCTCACCCGGCCGCAGGGCGGGCGCGGCATGCTGCTCGGCGGCATCGCGGGCGCCCCGCGCGCGCAGGTCGTCGTCATCGGCGGGGGCGTCGCCGGTGAGCACGCCGCGGCGAGCGCGCTCGGCCTCGGCGCGCAGGTCACCGTCATCGACGTGAACCTCGCGCGCCTGCGCGAGCTCGAGCACCGCTACGGCGGCGCGCTGCAGACCCGGCACTCCACGCGCTACGCCGTCGCCGAGGCGCTGCAGGGCGCCGATCTCGTCATCGGCTCGGTGCTCATCCCGGGGGCCGCGGCGCCCAAGCTCGTGACCGACGAGATGGTCGCGACGATGAAGCCCGGCTCGGTGCTCGTCGACATCGCCATCGACCAGGGCGGCTGCTTCGAGGGCTCGCACCCCACCACGCACGACGACCCCACCTTCCCCGTGCACGACGCGGTCTACTACTGCGTCGCGAACATGCCCGGAGCGGTGCCCGAGACGTCGACCCGCTCACTGACGAACGCGACGCTGCCCTATATCGGGGCGATCGCCGACCGCGGCTGGGACGGAGCGGCCGAGGCCGACCCCGCCCTCGCGAAGGGACTCAACGTGCGCGCGGGCGCGGTCGCGAACCCGGGCGTCGCTGCCGCCTTCGGGTTCGAGCTCGCGCGCTGA
- a CDS encoding MetQ/NlpA family ABC transporter substrate-binding protein, with protein sequence MAFRIRTLAPIFAVGLLAVAGCASDGGDADAGASAASDERGSEAQPVQLGVVGASEPYWDVFVDAAEEEGIYVDLVDFTEYTQPNPALSEGELDMNQFQHILYLADYNNAAGDDLQPIGSTAIYPLSLYSDKYDDVADIPDGETVIVPNDTTNQARGLLVLQSAGLIELKDGGSPFSTLDDIEDSSRVKVEGLDASLIPTSLPDVAAAIINNDFLQNANLTGDDAIASDDPADPSAFPYINIFATRAEDVDDEVLNKLVEIYQTNQDVLDGAQESASGTAEFVQTPKEDLQSSLAEVQEQAKNAG encoded by the coding sequence ATGGCATTCCGCATCCGCACCCTGGCCCCCATCTTCGCGGTCGGCCTCCTGGCCGTCGCGGGCTGCGCATCCGACGGCGGCGACGCCGACGCCGGCGCATCGGCCGCATCCGACGAGCGCGGCAGCGAGGCGCAGCCCGTGCAGCTCGGCGTCGTCGGCGCCAGCGAGCCGTACTGGGACGTCTTCGTCGACGCGGCCGAGGAGGAGGGCATCTACGTCGACCTCGTGGACTTCACGGAGTACACGCAGCCGAACCCCGCGCTCAGCGAGGGCGAGCTGGACATGAACCAGTTCCAGCACATCCTCTACCTCGCCGACTACAACAACGCCGCCGGCGACGACCTGCAGCCCATCGGCTCCACGGCGATCTACCCGCTCAGCCTGTACTCCGACAAGTACGACGACGTCGCGGACATCCCCGACGGCGAGACGGTCATCGTCCCCAACGACACCACGAACCAGGCCCGCGGCCTGCTCGTGCTGCAGTCCGCCGGTCTCATCGAGCTGAAGGACGGCGGCAGCCCGTTCTCGACGCTCGACGACATCGAGGACTCCTCCCGCGTGAAGGTCGAGGGCCTCGACGCCTCGCTCATCCCCACGTCGCTGCCCGATGTCGCCGCGGCGATCATCAACAACGACTTCCTGCAGAACGCGAACCTCACCGGTGACGACGCGATCGCGTCGGACGACCCGGCCGACCCGTCGGCGTTCCCCTACATCAACATCTTCGCCACCCGCGCCGAGGACGTCGATGACGAGGTGCTGAACAAGCTCGTCGAGATCTACCAGACGAACCAGGACGTGCTCGACGGCGCCCAGGAGTCCGCGAGCGGCACGGCCGAGTTCGTGCAGACGCCCAAGGAGGACCTCCAGTCGTCGCTGGCCGAGGTCCAGGAGCAGGCGAAGAACGCCGGCTGA
- a CDS encoding methionine ABC transporter ATP-binding protein, producing the protein MPHITISDVTKSYPPPRRGGDAVVAVDGVSLEIERGDVFGIIGYSGAGKSTLVRLINGLEPVTAGSIDVDGTDITAIPERRLREVRQGIGMIFQRFNLLRSRTISGNVAYPLEVGRMARAERTKRVAELLDFVGLADKAGAYPEQLSGGQQQRVGIARALAANPGILLADEATSALDPETTDEVLDLLRRVNRELGITIVVITHEMDVIARIANKVAVMERGRVVEAGETYDVFTRPQTETAKRFVRTVVRALPDGDALAALRAQHDGRFFTISFTDEGATEARVFGALARAGVDFNLVHGGVDDIQGRVYGLLTIAVRGDEQAVRDALAEVGQGVTVAEVAA; encoded by the coding sequence ATGCCGCACATCACGATCTCCGACGTCACGAAGAGCTATCCGCCGCCGCGGCGGGGCGGAGACGCCGTGGTCGCCGTCGACGGGGTCTCCCTCGAGATCGAGCGCGGCGACGTCTTCGGCATCATCGGCTACTCGGGCGCGGGCAAGTCGACCCTCGTGCGGCTCATCAACGGGCTGGAGCCGGTGACCGCCGGGTCGATCGACGTCGACGGGACCGACATCACGGCCATCCCGGAGCGCCGCTTGCGCGAGGTGCGGCAGGGGATCGGCATGATCTTCCAGCGGTTCAACCTGCTGCGCTCCCGGACGATCAGCGGCAACGTCGCGTATCCGCTCGAGGTGGGCCGGATGGCCAGGGCCGAGCGGACGAAGCGGGTCGCGGAGCTGCTCGACTTCGTCGGGCTGGCCGACAAGGCCGGCGCCTATCCCGAGCAGCTGTCGGGCGGCCAGCAGCAGCGCGTCGGCATCGCCCGAGCGCTCGCCGCGAACCCCGGCATCCTCCTGGCCGACGAGGCGACGAGCGCGCTCGACCCGGAGACCACCGACGAGGTGCTCGACCTGCTGCGTCGGGTGAACCGCGAACTCGGCATCACCATCGTCGTCATCACGCACGAGATGGACGTCATCGCCCGCATCGCGAACAAGGTCGCCGTCATGGAGCGCGGCCGCGTCGTCGAGGCCGGGGAGACGTACGACGTGTTCACGCGGCCGCAGACGGAGACCGCCAAGCGCTTCGTGCGCACGGTCGTCCGCGCGCTGCCCGACGGCGACGCGCTCGCGGCGCTCCGCGCGCAGCACGACGGCCGCTTCTTCACCATCTCGTTCACCGACGAGGGCGCGACCGAGGCGCGCGTGTTCGGCGCGCTCGCCCGCGCGGGCGTCGACTTCAACCTCGTGCACGGCGGGGTGGACGACATCCAGGGCCGGGTCTACGGGCTCCTCACCATCGCGGTGCGTGGAGACGAGCAGGCGGTGCGCGACGCGCTCGCCGAGGTGGGCCAGGGCGTGACCGTGGCGGAGGTGGCGGCATGA
- a CDS encoding methionine ABC transporter permease, which yields MSDIIDEVGDIYPDLLEQTGIMLWLVAAALVIGGIAGLIIGTAVTVTRRGGVLQQPVVYWVLNVLVNTFRPIPFIIFIAALQPLARAIVGKGIGNEAVIFAISIAATFGIARIVEQNLVTVDTGVIEAARSTGAGPWRIILTVILPEGLGPLVLGYTFATIAIIDMSAVAGMIGGTGLGNYAIAYGYRQFDWVVTVSALVVIIIVTQIVQAVGNVLARRILRR from the coding sequence ATGAGCGACATCATCGACGAGGTCGGCGACATCTACCCGGATCTGCTCGAGCAGACGGGCATCATGCTGTGGCTGGTGGCCGCGGCGCTCGTCATCGGCGGCATCGCCGGGCTCATCATCGGCACCGCGGTCACCGTCACGCGCCGCGGCGGCGTGCTGCAGCAGCCGGTCGTCTACTGGGTGCTGAACGTCCTCGTGAACACGTTCCGGCCCATCCCGTTTATCATCTTCATCGCTGCTCTGCAGCCCCTCGCGCGCGCGATCGTCGGCAAGGGCATCGGCAACGAGGCGGTGATCTTCGCGATCTCCATCGCCGCCACCTTCGGCATCGCGCGCATCGTGGAGCAGAACCTCGTCACGGTCGACACCGGCGTGATCGAGGCCGCGCGGTCGACGGGCGCGGGCCCGTGGCGGATCATCCTCACGGTGATCCTGCCCGAGGGCCTCGGCCCCCTCGTGCTCGGCTACACGTTCGCCACGATCGCCATCATCGACATGTCGGCCGTGGCGGGCATGATCGGCGGCACGGGGCTCGGCAACTACGCCATCGCCTACGGCTACCGGCAGTTCGACTGGGTCGTGACGGTGAGCGCGCTCGTCGTCATCATCATCGTCACGCAGATCGTCCAGGCGGTCGGCAACGTGCTCGCGCGGCGCATCCTCCGCCGCTGA
- a CDS encoding immune inhibitor A domain-containing protein, whose protein sequence is MKTRTTCALGTAAILLAGTLLAPTAASAAPAPLEGAQAHEQSHNRPDPLAEKRTATKQKAAQLVATGKAQVKSRGQGKHKSKVVELKPGEYVEYGTAETAQLFTILVEFGDTVDPRFPDAPAGPVHNEIPEPTAEDNSTYWLPDFSKAHYEDMFFGEGESMRGVYDEMSSGRFDLEGGVSDWVRVANNEASYGQTESADDMTRFIQDTANAWYDAQVAAGKTRDQIVAELQSYDVWDRYDLDGDGIINEPDGYIDHFQALHAGPGEEAGAPESAIWSHRWSVGQDGVGEWGPSAYLPLGGVQIGDSDIWIRDYTTEPENGGLGVFAHEFGHDLGLPDYYDTAGGDNGTAYWTLMSSGSWLGHGDGAIGTTPNHMGPNEKLFLGWLDYEVVERGTSESVDLGPSFHASTRGAQAAIVDLPEGEEFIEVGDAAEGSKQLFSGSGDDLDNTATSPAFTVPAGGSLTAQVNYDIEQDWDYAYLEVSTDGSTWTPVQTNLSTSEDPNGQNAGFGITGATDGWTALTADLSAYAGQTAQVRFRYWTDVAATHPGFRVDAIAVGDALATDDGASDWTLDGFSVIEGGGYLQPYSHFYIAENRAYGGYDEVLRTGPYNFGWPLTSPDGVEHFPYQDGLLVWYVNGLYADNNTSAHPGGGQALPVDARAKALTWSDGTIARNRIQAFDATFGSQKTDAISLHRETEAGMTTLTVPSQKAIRVFDDSDPNAYYDAANPQNSVIVGGTGTTIEVKGANKNKGTMTVQVDAAG, encoded by the coding sequence GTGAAGACACGCACCACCTGCGCGCTCGGCACGGCAGCGATCCTGCTGGCCGGCACGCTCCTTGCTCCCACCGCGGCATCCGCGGCCCCGGCCCCCCTGGAAGGCGCACAGGCCCACGAGCAGAGTCACAACCGCCCCGACCCCCTCGCCGAGAAGCGCACGGCGACGAAGCAGAAGGCGGCGCAGCTCGTCGCCACGGGAAAGGCCCAGGTCAAGAGCAGGGGCCAGGGCAAGCACAAGAGCAAGGTCGTCGAGCTGAAGCCCGGCGAGTACGTCGAATACGGCACGGCCGAGACCGCTCAGCTCTTCACGATCCTCGTGGAGTTCGGCGACACCGTCGACCCGCGCTTCCCGGATGCCCCCGCCGGCCCCGTCCACAACGAGATCCCCGAGCCGACCGCCGAGGACAACTCCACCTACTGGCTCCCCGACTTCTCGAAGGCGCACTACGAGGACATGTTCTTCGGCGAGGGCGAGTCGATGCGGGGCGTGTACGACGAGATGTCGTCGGGCCGCTTCGACCTCGAGGGCGGCGTCTCGGACTGGGTCCGGGTGGCGAACAACGAGGCGTCGTACGGCCAGACGGAGTCCGCCGACGACATGACCCGCTTCATCCAGGACACCGCGAACGCCTGGTACGACGCGCAGGTCGCGGCGGGGAAGACGCGCGACCAGATCGTCGCCGAGCTGCAGAGCTACGACGTCTGGGATCGCTACGACCTCGACGGCGACGGCATCATCAACGAGCCCGACGGGTACATCGACCACTTCCAAGCGCTGCACGCGGGCCCCGGCGAGGAGGCCGGCGCTCCGGAGTCCGCCATCTGGTCTCACCGCTGGTCGGTGGGGCAGGATGGCGTGGGCGAGTGGGGTCCGTCGGCCTACCTACCGCTCGGCGGCGTGCAGATCGGCGACAGCGACATCTGGATCCGCGACTACACCACCGAGCCGGAGAACGGCGGCCTCGGGGTCTTCGCGCACGAGTTCGGCCATGACCTGGGTCTGCCCGACTACTACGACACCGCGGGCGGCGACAACGGCACCGCGTACTGGACGCTGATGAGCTCGGGATCGTGGCTCGGCCACGGCGACGGCGCCATCGGCACCACCCCGAATCACATGGGTCCGAACGAGAAGCTGTTCCTCGGCTGGCTCGACTACGAGGTGGTGGAGCGCGGCACGAGCGAGAGCGTCGACCTCGGCCCGTCCTTCCACGCCAGCACGCGCGGCGCACAGGCCGCGATCGTGGATCTGCCCGAGGGCGAGGAGTTCATCGAGGTCGGCGACGCCGCTGAGGGCAGCAAGCAGCTGTTCTCGGGCTCGGGCGACGACCTCGACAACACCGCCACCAGCCCCGCCTTCACGGTGCCGGCGGGCGGCTCGCTCACGGCGCAGGTGAACTACGACATCGAGCAGGACTGGGACTACGCCTACCTCGAGGTGTCGACCGACGGCTCCACCTGGACGCCCGTGCAGACGAATCTCTCGACGAGCGAGGACCCGAACGGCCAGAACGCGGGCTTCGGCATCACCGGCGCCACCGACGGCTGGACCGCGCTCACCGCGGACCTGTCCGCCTACGCCGGCCAGACCGCGCAGGTGCGCTTCCGGTACTGGACGGACGTCGCGGCCACGCACCCGGGCTTCCGGGTCGACGCCATCGCCGTGGGCGACGCGCTCGCGACGGATGACGGCGCGAGCGACTGGACGCTCGACGGCTTCAGCGTGATCGAGGGCGGCGGCTACCTGCAGCCGTACAGCCACTTCTACATCGCGGAGAACCGCGCGTACGGCGGGTACGACGAGGTGCTGCGCACCGGGCCGTACAACTTCGGATGGCCGCTGACGAGCCCCGACGGGGTCGAGCACTTCCCCTACCAGGACGGCCTGCTCGTCTGGTACGTGAACGGCCTCTACGCCGACAACAACACCTCCGCGCACCCCGGCGGCGGGCAGGCCCTGCCCGTCGACGCCCGCGCGAAGGCGCTCACGTGGTCCGACGGCACGATCGCCCGCAACCGCATCCAGGCGTTCGACGCGACCTTCGGCAGCCAGAAGACCGATGCGATCTCGCTGCACCGCGAGACCGAGGCCGGCATGACGACGCTGACCGTGCCGTCGCAGAAGGCGATCCGGGTCTTCGACGACAGCGACCCGAACGCCTACTACGACGCCGCGAACCCGCAGAACTCCGTCATCGTCGGCGGCACCGGCACGACGATCGAGGTCAAGGGCGCCAACAAGAACAAGGGCACCATGACCGTGCAGGTCGACGCGGCCGGCTGA
- a CDS encoding VOC family protein, translating into MPFAQAPWGDSFGMLVDPFGVHWMVNSATS; encoded by the coding sequence GTGCCGTTCGCGCAGGCGCCCTGGGGCGACTCCTTCGGCATGCTCGTCGACCCGTTCGGCGTGCACTGGATGGTCAACAGCGCGACCTCCTGA
- the argG gene encoding argininosuccinate synthase, whose translation MSKVLESLPVGERVGIAFSGGLDTSVAVAWMRDKGAVPFTYTGDLGQPDEDDIESIPGRALAYGAEASRLIDCKPLLVEEGLSALACGAFHIRSAGRTYFNTTPIGRAVTGTLLVRAMKEDGVDIWGDGSTYKGNDIERFYRYGLLANPRLRIYKPWLDAQFVAELGGRKEMSEWLVAHDYPYRDSAEKAYSTDANIWGATHEAKTLEELDVSLETVEPIMGVRFWDPSVEIETEDVTVTFEAGRPVALNGQEFSDPVALVFEANRIGGRHGLGMSDQIENRIIEAKSRGIYEAPGMALLFIAYERLVNAILNEDTLATYHEQGRRLGRLMYEGRWLEPQSLMLRESIQKWVGSTITGTVTLRLRRGEDYTILATDGQGLSYAAEKLSMERVGDAAFGPTDRIGQLTMRNLDIADSRSRLEGYVSRGLIGGTTGELIGALEKGEADEISAGGEHDEALDAAGESAAFDTGTD comes from the coding sequence ATGTCGAAGGTCCTGGAATCCCTCCCCGTCGGCGAGCGCGTCGGCATCGCCTTCTCCGGGGGTCTCGACACCTCCGTCGCGGTCGCGTGGATGCGCGACAAGGGCGCTGTCCCGTTCACCTACACCGGTGACCTCGGCCAGCCCGACGAGGACGACATCGAGTCGATTCCCGGCCGCGCCCTCGCCTACGGCGCCGAGGCCTCGCGCCTCATCGACTGCAAGCCGCTGCTCGTGGAGGAGGGCCTGTCCGCCCTCGCGTGCGGCGCCTTCCACATCCGCTCCGCCGGTCGCACCTACTTCAACACCACGCCGATCGGGCGCGCCGTCACCGGCACCCTGCTCGTGCGCGCGATGAAGGAGGACGGCGTCGACATCTGGGGCGACGGCTCCACCTACAAGGGCAACGACATCGAGCGGTTCTACCGCTACGGCCTGCTCGCCAACCCGCGCCTGCGCATCTACAAGCCGTGGCTCGACGCGCAGTTCGTCGCCGAGCTCGGCGGGCGCAAGGAGATGAGCGAGTGGCTCGTCGCGCACGACTACCCCTACCGCGACTCCGCGGAGAAGGCGTACTCGACCGATGCCAACATCTGGGGCGCGACGCACGAGGCGAAGACCCTCGAGGAGCTCGACGTCTCGCTCGAGACCGTCGAGCCCATCATGGGCGTGCGCTTCTGGGACCCGTCGGTCGAGATCGAGACCGAGGACGTCACCGTCACGTTCGAGGCCGGCCGCCCCGTCGCCCTCAACGGGCAGGAGTTCTCCGACCCGGTCGCGCTCGTCTTCGAGGCCAACCGCATCGGCGGCCGCCACGGTCTCGGCATGAGCGACCAGATCGAGAACCGCATCATCGAGGCGAAGTCGCGCGGCATCTACGAGGCGCCGGGCATGGCCCTGCTCTTCATCGCCTACGAGCGTCTCGTCAACGCCATCCTCAACGAGGACACCCTCGCCACCTACCACGAGCAGGGTCGCCGCCTGGGCCGCCTCATGTACGAGGGACGCTGGCTCGAGCCGCAGTCGCTCATGCTGCGCGAGTCGATCCAGAAGTGGGTGGGGTCGACGATCACCGGCACCGTCACGCTGCGTCTGCGTCGCGGCGAGGACTACACGATCCTCGCGACGGATGGCCAGGGCCTGTCGTACGCGGCCGAGAAGCTCTCGATGGAGCGGGTCGGCGACGCCGCCTTCGGCCCCACCGACCGCATCGGCCAGCTCACCATGCGCAACCTCGACATCGCGGACTCGCGCTCGCGCCTGGAGGGCTACGTCTCGCGCGGCCTCATCGGCGGCACGACCGGCGAGCTCATCGGCGCCCTTGAGAAGGGCGAAGCCGACGAGATCAGCGCCGGCGGCGAGCACGACGAGGCGCTGGACGCCGCGGGCGAGTCCGCCGCGTTCGACACCGGCACCGACTGA